GAAGAGATGACTGCCAAAGAGGGACTTCTACTCTGGTGTCAACGAAAAACGGCACCGTACAAAAACGTCAACGTCCAGAACTTCCATTTGTCATTCAAGGATGGATTGGCATTCTGCGCTTTGATCCATCGCCATCGCCCTGACCTCATCGACTACAACAAGCTAAGCAAGGACAATCCTCTGGAAAATCTGAATACCGCCTTTGACGTTGCTGAGAAGTACCTCGACATCCCACGGATGTTGGATCCCGATGGTAAATTTAGCTTATATTTGATATTAGCAATAACTATTACAATGCGATTTTCTACAACAACCAAGAAATAATTTAGGAATCAAAGTTTACAAGGATACATCTTACAAATAGCTGTGTAACAAATACACCTGAGGTGTTTTTCATCACAACTAATTAGCTTCTAACTTATACCTTTCTACTGTGTATAACATATTTATCCCATTTAGTTGTAAAGTAATAATTCTTCCACTGGAATTTATGAAGTTAACATTTTCGCGAGTCATACTTGTACAGGTTTTTTCTGTAGCGACCTCACTAAAAAAAGCTGTACCATCATAAATTCGATTTAATGATTGTAGTATGTTCCTTATCGTTTACAGgtgttatttctttttctatctaTATAATGCGGTTTGGGTGTGGAgaagatgtttttttttttcgttagaATCGATTGCTATATCTTGCTCGGCAGCCATAtcactgaaataaaatgacaTTTTATGGTTTTGATCTCGTTTCAAACCAAAATAACGGAGCTACGttcaattgaaattgttttaatCAATGTTAACAGCTGTTGTAAGATTTGATAATGTGTATGTAATAGATTTGATCAACACCCCGAAGCCGGATGAACGTGCGATCATGACCTACGTTTCCTGCTACTACCACGCGTTCCAGGGCGCCCAGCAGGTCAGCGCAATGCATTGCGTGTCCCTTATTATTCACAACCCCATACACATCCTTATGTACAAAGTAAACCCTTGCGCATCGTCTTAATCGCACTGAATAATCGTtattcatataatatatattgtgtaCAAACAGTACAGCGATGTACATGAATCGGTCACGCTTTCAAAGCTTTTCAAAGATATTTATCAGctgacaaaattttcgccatttttacCCATTCTTTATGCATATTTGTATCAATTACTGAATTCTAAGATTCTAGCTTAAACCTGTACAGTACACAATCGAAATCATTCGCTTTTTATGCTTTAATTATTCATACCTATTGTATGAATGCGAACTTGAGCTATGAAATGACCGATTCAATTGAAAACTTACAATTGCCTGTGCATAGGGAAGTACAAAAGTTTACAAATATACGAATTTGCTTGGTGTACCTGTTTGAGAAATGAATGATCTAATCCAGCtgacaaattttaatcaaGACTAATGGACAACCCTATGTTACAGTGTAAATTTTATCTTTGCATTGAAGATTTGACGAATGtcttaattaatcaattaattaatgcGATCAATAGCATATTGatgatgttattttttttcaactaaccTTGCATGGTTTGCGTTTCGATTGTGTTTTTCTAGACATGAGAAATACTGCTATGCCCGACGAGAGAGCAGTGATGACTTATGTATCGTCATACTACCATTGCTTTAGCGGTGCGCAAAAGGTGTGTGTGTATTCCATTTCCATTGACAATAATTCCTAACTACTATTATTAGCTGTTACATAATGCCACTGGTATGTACAGTTCTGTTTCTATTCCAAGACTCAGATTTATCAAATCACGAAGCTTTTGTAATTCAAATTCAACTTTCTAACTACAGGACAGTATTTCTACTGTTTGTAATTCAAACTACTACCGAATATGAATTATAGAACCTTGCAAAATGTACAGCATGTTATGTATGTTCTTGCGTACGTTTTACAtaggttgaaataaaaaaagcgCCAAAATCCGTAAGAacaaattacacaaaaatTATAACCCTCTGCGATGCATTCGATTTATTCGCGTATGATATTCGGCTATAGGCGGAGACAGCTGCCAACAGGATTTGCAAGGTTTTGAAAGTAAATCAAGAAAATGAGAGGCTTATGGAGGAATATGAGCGATTGGCATCAGATTTGCTGGAATGGATAAGGCGAACTATGCCATGGTTGGCTAGTCGTCAGACAGATAATTCGCTGGCGGGTTGTCAGAAGAAACTAGAAGAGTACAGGACCTACCGTCGTAAGCACAAGCCACCGCGTGTTGAACAGAAAGCAAAACTTGAGACCAATTTCAATACTTTGCAAACTAAACTCAGGCTGAGCAATCGTCCTGCTTACATGCCTACGGAGGGAAAAATGGTCTCGGATATCAACAAAGCATGgaaaggtgagaaaaaaatgatcatcATACAGAACGTTGATACAGAATGAGTGTATTTTGAAATGTGCAATAGTAtatggttctttttttttccaactcaaATACAGTTCAAATTACGAATAAAACTTTACAGGACTTGAACTTGGAGAAAAAGCGTTTGAGGAATGGCTTCTGTCAGAAATGATGCGTCTTGAGCGTCTTGAGCATCTTGCTCAAAAGTTCAAGCACAAGGCAGACGCTCACGAAGATTGGACCGCTGGCAAAGAAGAGATGTTAACATCTCAAATCTTCCGCCAGTGCAAGCTCAACGAATTGAAggcgctgaaaaaaaaacacgaagccTTTGAATCCGATCTTGCTGCACACCAGGATCGAGTTGAGCAAATTGCTGCCATTGCTCAGGAGTTGAAGTAAGTAACAAATAGGTAGTTATTAGGTAACAAACGGTATTGCTTATCcctaattttcaataatttatttatatataaaattagCACTCTGGAGTATCATGATAGTGCATCGGTCAATGCAAGGTGCCAACGCATTTGCGACCAGTGGGACAGGCTCGGTACCTTGACTCAACGCAGACGCCAGGCTCTGGATGAAGCGGAACGAATTCTTGAGAAGATCGACGTTCTGCATTTGGAATTCGCCAAACGTGCTGCTGTGTGTACTTGAAATATCAActaatttgtcatttttcgaTCATTCTTTGAAGCATATTGAGGATTATGTTAGGCAATTCTGAATTCATTCTTGCAAACCTGGATGAGTAGTGatcatttttgatttattccagccgTTCAACAACTGGTTAGACGGAACTCGCGAGGATCTTGTCGATATGTTCATTGTTCATACAATGGAGGAGATTCAAGGTCTCATGGATGCCCATGCAGCATTCAAAGCTACGCTAGGAGAAGCAGACAAAGAATACAACTCCATTGTTGGTCTCGTTCGTGAAGTTGAGTCGATAGTCAAGCAGTTCCAGATTCCTGGCGGACTTGAAAACCCGTACACTACCCTGACGGCATTAGTAAGTCTCGCGCTTTACTGTGGAGAAGAATATTCTAAGACTAAAAACTTGAGATTTGATTTAAGTGTAATTACAAGTTCaagattaatatttttcaaacatcgaTTATTTAGGACTTAACTAAGAAGTGGAGTGACGTTAGGCAACTGGTACCACAACGTGACGGTACTTTAGCTGCCGAGCTACGCAAACAACAGAGTATCCTTATGTGTATTATGTTTAATATTGTCATGGTTGAATACCACACACAGATAATATCTTATTATACGTTTAAATGGGTAACAAGTTTGGTAAAACTAACTCATTCAATTTTGGTTTGTCAAGTACTGAGCGTTAATGTCAatgttataaacaaatttatgTTACCTTTTATGTGTGTTTGGTGTATAttgaatttgatgaaatagCAAACCTTAACTTGACGAAAAGATAATGAGATGTTACGTCGGCAATTCGCCGAGAAGGCCAACGCTG
This genomic stretch from Neodiprion pinetum isolate iyNeoPine1 chromosome 6, iyNeoPine1.2, whole genome shotgun sequence harbors:
- the Actn gene encoding alpha-actinin, sarcomeric isoform X2, encoding MNDMEAYGDGYMEPEEEWEREGLLDPAWEKQQKKTFTAWCNSHLRKAGTAIESIEDDFRNGLKLMLLLEVISGETLPRPDRGKMRFHKIANVNKALDYIASKGVKLVSIGAEEIVDGNLKMTLGMIWTIILRFAIQDISVEEMTAKEGLLLWCQRKTAPYKNVNVQNFHLSFKDGLAFCALIHRHRPDLIDYNKLSKDNPLENLNTAFDVAEKYLDIPRMLDPDDMRNTAMPDERAVMTYVSSYYHCFSGAQKAETAANRICKVLKVNQENERLMEEYERLASDLLEWIRRTMPWLASRQTDNSLAGCQKKLEEYRTYRRKHKPPRVEQKAKLETNFNTLQTKLRLSNRPAYMPTEGKMVSDINKAWKGLELGEKAFEEWLLSEMMRLERLEHLAQKFKHKADAHEDWTAGKEEMLTSQIFRQCKLNELKALKKKHEAFESDLAAHQDRVEQIAAIAQELNTLEYHDSASVNARCQRICDQWDRLGTLTQRRRQALDEAERILEKIDVLHLEFAKRAAPFNNWLDGTREDLVDMFIVHTMEEIQGLMDAHAAFKATLGEADKEYNSIVGLVREVESIVKQFQIPGGLENPYTTLTALDLTKKWSDVRQLVPQRDGTLAAELRKQQNNEMLRRQFAEKANAVGPWMERQLDAVTAIGLGLQGTLEDQLHRLKEYESAVYQYKAHLEELEKIHQAVQEGMIFENRYTQYTMETLRVGWEQLLTSINRNINEVENQILTRDSKGITQDQLNEFRSSFNHFDKNRTGRLAPDEFKSCLVSLGYSIGKDRQGDIDFQRILAIVDPNSSGFVHFDAFLDFMTRESTDTDTAEQVIDSFRILAGDKPYILADELRRELPPDQAEYCIQRMPPYKGINAIPGALDYRSFSTALYGESDL
- the Actn gene encoding alpha-actinin, sarcomeric isoform X3, giving the protein MNDMEAYGDGYMEPEEEWEREGLLDPAWEKQQKKTFTAWCNSHLRKAGTAIESIEDDFRNGLKLMLLLEVISGETLPRPDRGKMRFHKIANVNKALDYIASKGVKLVSIGAEEIVDGNLKMTLGMIWTIILRFAIQDISVEEMTAKEGLLLWCQRKTAPYKNVNVQNFHLSFKDGLAFCALIHRHRPDLIDYNKLSKDNPLENLNTAFDVAEKYLDIPRMLDPDDLINTPKPDERAIMTYVSCYYHAFQGAQQVNMRNTAMPDERAVMTYVSSYYHCFSGAQKAETAANRICKVLKVNQENERLMEEYERLASDLLEWIRRTMPWLASRQTDNSLAGCQKKLEEYRTYRRKHKPPRVEQKAKLETNFNTLQTKLRLSNRPAYMPTEGKMVSDINKAWKGLELGEKAFEEWLLSEMMRLERLEHLAQKFKHKADAHEDWTAGKEEMLTSQIFRQCKLNELKALKKKHEAFESDLAAHQDRVEQIAAIAQELNTLEYHDSASVNARCQRICDQWDRLGTLTQRRRQALDEAERILEKIDVLHLEFAKRAAPFNNWLDGTREDLVDMFIVHTMEEIQGLMDAHAAFKATLGEADKEYNSIVGLVREVESIVKQFQIPGGLENPYTTLTALDLTKKWSDVRQLVPQRDGTLAAELRKQQNNEMLRRQFAEKANAVGPWMERQLDAVTAIGLGLQGTLEDQLHRLKEYESAVYQYKAHLEELEKIHQAVQEGMIFENRYTQYTMETLRVGWEQLLTSINRNINEVENQILTRDSKGITQDQLNEFRSSFNHFDKNRTGRLAPDEFKSCLVSLGYSIGKDRQGDIDFQRILAIVDPNSSGFVHFDAFLDFMTRESTDTDTAEQVIDSFRILAGDKPYILADELRRELPPDQAEYCIQRMPPYKGINAIPGALDYRSFSTALYGESDL
- the Actn gene encoding alpha-actinin, sarcomeric isoform X1 — its product is MNDMEAYGDGYMEPEEEWEREGLLDPAWEKQQKKTFTAWCNSHLRKAGTAIESIEDDFRNGLKLMLLLEVISGETLPRPDRGKMRFHKIANVNKALDYIASKGVKLVSIGAEEIVDGNLKMTLGMIWTIILRFAIQDISVEEMTAKEGLLLWCQRKTAPYKNVNVQNFHLSFKDGLAFCALIHRHRPDLIDYNKLSKDNPLENLNTAFDVAEKYLDIPRMLDPDDLINTPKPDERAIMTYVSCYYHAFQGAQQAETAANRICKVLKVNQENERLMEEYERLASDLLEWIRRTMPWLASRQTDNSLAGCQKKLEEYRTYRRKHKPPRVEQKAKLETNFNTLQTKLRLSNRPAYMPTEGKMVSDINKAWKGLELGEKAFEEWLLSEMMRLERLEHLAQKFKHKADAHEDWTAGKEEMLTSQIFRQCKLNELKALKKKHEAFESDLAAHQDRVEQIAAIAQELNTLEYHDSASVNARCQRICDQWDRLGTLTQRRRQALDEAERILEKIDVLHLEFAKRAAPFNNWLDGTREDLVDMFIVHTMEEIQGLMDAHAAFKATLGEADKEYNSIVGLVREVESIVKQFQIPGGLENPYTTLTALDLTKKWSDVRQLVPQRDGTLAAELRKQQNNEMLRRQFAEKANAVGPWMERQLDAVTAIGLGLQGTLEDQLHRLKEYESAVYQYKAHLEELEKIHQAVQEGMIFENRYTQYTMETLRVGWEQLLTSINRNINEVENQILTRDSKGITQDQLNEFRSSFNHFDKNRTGRLAPDEFKSCLVSLGYSIGKDRQGDIDFQRILAIVDPNSSGFVHFDAFLDFMTRESTDTDTAEQVIDSFRILAGDKPYILADELRRELPPDQAEYCIQRMPPYKGINAIPGALDYRSFSTALYGESDL